The Bifidobacterium sp. WK012_4_13 genome contains the following window.
GCATGCTCATTTCTGCGAGACGGCGCACTGCGGCAGCGTGTCACCCTTGCCTTGACCGATGGCCACCAGCGAGGAATATGCATTGGCGATGGTCGAGACCTTCACGACATGCAACCCTGAAGGAATATGCCCAACCACTTCATCGCAGTTCGATGCAGGGGCGAGGAACCATGTGGCGCCGTCACGCCGTGCACCAAGCATCTTGAGCCTGATTCCTCCGATGGCGCCAACCTTCCCGGCAGAATCCATCGTGCCGGTGCCCGCTATGGTCTTCCCACCCGACTCATTCTGCGGAGTCAGCATGTCGATCGCGCCCAGGGTATACATCATCCCTGCAGAGGGGCCACCGATGTTGTCCACATGCATCTTGATGGCGTATCCGGACGTGTCGATGCCCTGTTTCTTCAGGAATGCAAGCGCTTGGGATTCGGCCGCACTCTGCGAGCCACTCATCTGCGACTTGTTCTGCCGCTCATACTCGTCGAGCGTCTGTCCCTGAGGTATGACGGCTTCCCTCGGAATGACATCGGCGCTCCTGCTGAACCAGGAAGCCAGAACCTGCAGGTTGGTGACCGGATAGCCAGGAATTCCCTGGGCATTCACGGTGACCAGCAGCAATGACCCCTTGTCCTTGTATGTCTTTCCACCTGAGACGCTGATGACGGATGTCGAGCCTGACTTCCCCAGCACATTCTGGGTAGGCCCTGGGGTCTCCACCACGTATGGCGAGGGCATCAGCAGCAAGATGACCGCGAGCAGGAACCCTACGGTTCCGATCAGATACGAAGGCGAGCGATGGGCGAAATAGTCGCCACCACGCGCACGAACGGCCTTCAATGCGCCTTTGGCTGACATTGAAACTTTCCCCTGCATAAAGCTCATAGCTCTAATACTATTGAAAACACCGACATGAACGGACGGATACGCGCATCTGGGCTTTCCTTGCGAAACGTGCGAACGGACGCGTAGCACCACTGTCGAGTTCTCTGATTGTTCTCTGGGAACTCCGCCAATCACAGACGTGTAATCTAGTCAGCACAGGGAATCACAAATCACTTTGATATGGATGGGCGCTATGGACGAGAATGCAATTCACCAATGGCTTATACAGTGCTTTGGGCCTGTACAGGGAGAGGCTGCCTGGGCGCAGTTCTCTCAGCTTCCGGAAGAGGTCCGCGATCAGATTCTGTCGCAGGGCGCTGCAGGACTTCCCAAGCCAGAGGAAGTGCAGTCACTCGTCAAGGCATTTTCGGCAGGCGGTCTGAACACTGCGGGCGACGTGGAACGAACGATTGAAAAGGGTCCGGTAAACACCGATCTGGCAAAGTCAATTGCGGCAAGCACCATTGCTTCCGAAGGTGCAGAGGGCACTGTGACCGCCGATGAGGCCCAGACCGCTCGGGAAGCCATCAGCGCGTCCGGACTCTGGCTTGATGCGGTCAGCGACTTCAACCCTGCACCGGGCGAGACGCAGGTCCTCACCCGAGATGGCTGGCTGGAGAACACCATCGAGGCATGGGCTCAGTTCGCAGCTCCGGTGGTTCAATCCATGAACGACGCCCTTTCCTCGGTTTTCTCCGAGCGCTTTGGAGATTCCTTCGAAAGTCAGGTCTCAGGCATGTTCGCTGGTCCAGTCCCAATTCCGATTCCTGAGAATCTCAAGGATCCAGGAACGCTCATGAAACTGTTGGGCAACACATCCTTCTCGATGCAGCTTGGCCAGGCTGCGGGCAAACTGGCGAAGGAGATCCGTGGCAGCTACGATCAGGGCATCGCATTGCAGTCAAACCCTGCGGGTGCACTCATTCCTCAGAACATCGACGAATATGCCACGTCGCTCGAGCTTGACGTGGATGAGGTCATGGGCTTCCTGGCATTGCGCGAGCAGGCCTACGCCCGTCTCTATGCGTCGGTGCCATGGCTGATGCCACGATTCGAGGCGCTGATCGGCAAGTATGCACGTGGCATCACCATCGACCTCGATGCGATGGAAGACCAACTTCGAGATGCGACAGACATGAATCCCGAATCGATTGCCGGTGCCGTGAACCTTACCAATGTTGCGGCTTCCGACACTCCTGAGCAGAAGGAGGCTCTGCACAGCTTGGCAGACATGCTGGCCTTGGTCGAAGGCTGGGTCGACTGCGTCGTGTGGCGCGCTGGCATGGCGCACATCCCGCACATCGAGCAGCTTCGTGAGATGATTCGCAGGGAACGCGCGGTCGGAGGGCCTGCGGAGCAGACCTTCGAATCGCTTATCGGTCTGGAACTTCGCCCGAAGCGTCTGCGCGAGGCCTCGCAGATTTGGGAGAGGCTTACCGTCGAAGGCGGCCAGGAACTCCGCGACTCGAAATGGAACCATCCCGACATGCTGCCATCCCTTCCATCGGAGCAGGTTGATGACACCGCTGCCACGTCCCCGGACTCAGGCGCATCCTCACAGGCGGATATGGGCTATGCGACGAAGAGCACCATTGATTGGGATGCCGAGCTGAGCAACCTTCTTGAGCAGGGAGACACAGGACAGGCGGGTTCCGAAAGAGGCGGCGACCAGGACGACTCAGGCGATGGGCAAGACAAGCCCTCAGACGACTCCTCGGGAAATGATGCCGATCCAGGCACGAAGTGACTTCCCCATTCGACATCGCCTAGGTGAATGTGCGGGCTTCCAGCCTGGAACATGGCCGGATCGGCCATCAGCGATTTCTGAGCAGGAATCTGCTGGGTCTTCGCTCGGTGTACCCTCCAGCTCGGGCGGTTCTTGCAAACGAGAGGGTGAGCACATCCTCTGCCCTGGTTATTCCGACATACATGAGACGTCGTTCTTCCTCCAGGCTTTCCTCCTCGCCGGAACAGAAGGGAATGAGTCCCTCGGAGCAGCCGATGATGAAGACGTGGGCGAATTCGAGACCTTTGGCCGCATGGATGGTTGAGACCGTCACCAGCTTCGATGCGTTCTCAAGCACCTTCGATTGGTCATGTCTTTCGGCGCCGGTCACATCCGGAACATGCACCTGCGAGCTCTGCCATCCTGAATCCGTACGGACCTGATAGCGGATGTGCCGCTCGGCCAGCGCCGCGCAGACTGCGCGCTGCTGGGCATTCACACGCGTCAGAATCGCTATCGAAGCTGTGTCGTGTCCATTGCGCATCATTCGCATGATGCGCTGCGCGATTGCCTGGACTTCACTTGAATCATCAGGAAACACGACGGTGTTCACCCGTTTGCCACCATTCCTCGGTGACCGAAGCGTGAGATACATCTCATTTTCTGGACTGCCGGAAAGCACCATATTGGCATAGTTCACAATCTGAGGAGTGGACCGGTAATCGGTATTCAGCTGAACATCCGCGGACAACGGTCCGAATTCCTCTGCGAAATGACGAAGATAGTAGCTGCTCGCTCCGGCAAAGGAATAGATCGTCTGCGCGGCATCGCCAACCACGCATATGGATCTGCCTTCACCCATCCACAGCTGCAGCAGACGATGCTGCAGTGGCGAAACGTCCTGATATTCGTCGACGGTCACGTGTCGGGCATGGGAGCGGATATGTTCCGCTATCTCCGGCTGACGTTCGATGATGTTGCAGCCGATGAGCAGAATGTCATTGAAATCCATCTGATTGCGACTCGATTTCTCATGCTCGAAGGCAACCGTGACCGCCGCCATGGCCTCAGGGTCGAGATTCGCAGGAGGGATGCGGTGCAATGCGGCGCAGACACGAACATAGTCATCGGGAGCGATCAACGATACCTTCATCCAGCTTATCTCTGAGAGAATGTCCCTCATCTGCATCGGATCCATGTCCATCGTCGCGTCCGCACGCTTCAGCGCCGTGGACAGCACGGCCCTTGCATCGTCGATGATCTGCGGGAAAGGAGCATCGCTCAGCTCATACCAAGCCGATCGGACCTGCGACAATGCCGCGGAGTGAAAAGTCGCAGCCTGAACGGCTTCATCGACTCCCAGCCGAAGCAGCCGGGCCTTCATCTCGTCCGCAGCCTTGACCGAGAAGGTCACGGCCAGGGTCTCTGCAGGGTTCCAGGCACCGATCGAACAGGCATATGCGATGCGATGCGTTATGGTCCGCGTTTTTCCCGCACCTGCACCTGCAATGATCCTCACAGGGCCGTCAATCGTCGAAGCAGCCTTGAACTGGTCGTCGTCAAGCGACTCGAGAATCTCGTTGTCGCGAGGATTATCTGTGTGCAATGTCGTCACACTTCCATTGTCTTCAGCATGGCAGACTTCATCTGGTGGCGTGTGTGTATTACTGTGGAAACGTGACCATTGAAAGCAACCTAATGCTGGCAGCATTGGCATCGGCGACCATGCCGAGCATCGCCGTGTCTGGAATAAGCGCATGCGAGCGACTTTCCAGCCAGGATGTCTCGGCGGGAATCCGCAGTGCCATCATACGTGACACCTCGGGCAGACTCTATGACGTTATCGCCGCAAGCAGGCCTCAGGGCAAGAAAATACTGGCATCTCGGGTGAATGCCGCCATGGCGCTGACGCGGGCGAGAGAAACGGCAGGGCTTGGCTTCTCGATTGAACGCATTCTTTCGCATGCGGCCGGGGACGACAAGGACGCCGCGACAGGCATGACGGCGGTGGTCATGACATCGCACTGCGACGGCAACCCACGTAGGCTGGGCGAGCTCACGATCGATGAATGCATGGCCATGGGCACAGCCATAGGTGCGATTCATAGAATGCGCACGAACTTTCTCAGGGATGAATCGTATCCCTGCTACAGCACCGAACAGATTCAAAGGCAGCTGACAGGCTGGATCCGCACTCTTGCAAAGGCAGGCCACGTTCCACGCGAGATAACCTCCAGCTGGGCGCAGATCGTCAAGACAGAGGGACTGTGGTCTTTCAACACGTGCACCGTACACGGCGGCTTCAACGATGGCGATGTGATTTTCAACGGGTCGAATCTCACAGGAATCCATAACTGGCAGAATATGCAGATGAACGATCCCGCCCGGGACTTGGCTTGGATATTTGCCAAACTCGACGAGCAGCATAGAAACGCGCTGCTCTCCTCCTATGGACGCATGATGGGTTCAAGGCTGGACTCGCTCATCATGCTCCGAGCCAATCTGTGGCTTCAGATGGAAAAGGTCAGCGACCTGATCAAGGCTCTCGACAGTGCCGACAACGATGCCATCGTCACCTTCCGAGCGGAGGTCGAGCGGCTTGCCCACCAACTGGCGATGAAAAGCGTGGAATCACAGAGAATCCCGGCACATCGCGATCCAAACGCCGCTGCGCCCTCAACCATAACCGTCGGCTCCCTGCTTGCCTCGGAAGACGGCGCAGGCCATGAGGCCCGGCACGCTTCCCGCAACGCGGTATCCGACAATTCCGGCGCTCCTCGTCGCAATGATACGAACGATGGCGAATCGGCCTCGCACAACGCCCTCGATGCGGATGATGGCCTGAACCCATCTGAGAGACCTGGGGATATGGGTGGGCCGAAAGAATTGGCAGCTAATGACCATACGGTTGAGCATGCGTACCGCCCGGTGCCCAGTGAGCCGACCGAGGCTTCCGCCTCTTCGGTCAAATTCCCGGTTTCAGAGCAATTCCCGCCGGACGGGAAAGCTCACGAATCCGCATTTGACGAAGAGTCCGCTGGATCCGACGGGACTCAGTCCAATGACACAGGATCCAGTCGGACAGGATTCAATGGGACGGGATCCGATGGTAGAGGGCATGCAGCGGATTCACATCCGACCGTAATCGTTCACGCCGCCGAGAGCACGGCTTCGCGGCGTGAAAGCCAGGAGACTATCATCATCCCAATTCAGGAGCTGCACGATGCTGTTGGCGAACATCGTGAGGCGAAAGACAACAGCTGACAATAGAATGCCTGAGAGACGGATTTGTGCGAGAAAAGATCGCATGAACAACCACAGGCCTCGAACGGCACATATGATTCGGAGGAATCCATGGATATCGAAATCGGCATCAGAAACGTCGCCAGAGCGCTCAA
Protein-coding sequences here:
- a CDS encoding zinc-dependent metalloprotease produces the protein MDENAIHQWLIQCFGPVQGEAAWAQFSQLPEEVRDQILSQGAAGLPKPEEVQSLVKAFSAGGLNTAGDVERTIEKGPVNTDLAKSIAASTIASEGAEGTVTADEAQTAREAISASGLWLDAVSDFNPAPGETQVLTRDGWLENTIEAWAQFAAPVVQSMNDALSSVFSERFGDSFESQVSGMFAGPVPIPIPENLKDPGTLMKLLGNTSFSMQLGQAAGKLAKEIRGSYDQGIALQSNPAGALIPQNIDEYATSLELDVDEVMGFLALREQAYARLYASVPWLMPRFEALIGKYARGITIDLDAMEDQLRDATDMNPESIAGAVNLTNVAASDTPEQKEALHSLADMLALVEGWVDCVVWRAGMAHIPHIEQLREMIRRERAVGGPAEQTFESLIGLELRPKRLREASQIWERLTVEGGQELRDSKWNHPDMLPSLPSEQVDDTAATSPDSGASSQADMGYATKSTIDWDAELSNLLEQGDTGQAGSERGGDQDDSGDGQDKPSDDSSGNDADPGTK
- a CDS encoding PDZ domain-containing protein is translated as MSAKGALKAVRARGGDYFAHRSPSYLIGTVGFLLAVILLLMPSPYVVETPGPTQNVLGKSGSTSVISVSGGKTYKDKGSLLLVTVNAQGIPGYPVTNLQVLASWFSRSADVIPREAVIPQGQTLDEYERQNKSQMSGSQSAAESQALAFLKKQGIDTSGYAIKMHVDNIGGPSAGMMYTLGAIDMLTPQNESGGKTIAGTGTMDSAGKVGAIGGIRLKMLGARRDGATWFLAPASNCDEVVGHIPSGLHVVKVSTIANAYSSLVAIGQGKGDTLPQCAVSQK
- a CDS encoding ATP-dependent helicase gives rise to the protein MTTLHTDNPRDNEILESLDDDQFKAASTIDGPVRIIAGAGAGKTRTITHRIAYACSIGAWNPAETLAVTFSVKAADEMKARLLRLGVDEAVQAATFHSAALSQVRSAWYELSDAPFPQIIDDARAVLSTALKRADATMDMDPMQMRDILSEISWMKVSLIAPDDYVRVCAALHRIPPANLDPEAMAAVTVAFEHEKSSRNQMDFNDILLIGCNIIERQPEIAEHIRSHARHVTVDEYQDVSPLQHRLLQLWMGEGRSICVVGDAAQTIYSFAGASSYYLRHFAEEFGPLSADVQLNTDYRSTPQIVNYANMVLSGSPENEMYLTLRSPRNGGKRVNTVVFPDDSSEVQAIAQRIMRMMRNGHDTASIAILTRVNAQQRAVCAALAERHIRYQVRTDSGWQSSQVHVPDVTGAERHDQSKVLENASKLVTVSTIHAAKGLEFAHVFIIGCSEGLIPFCSGEEESLEEERRLMYVGITRAEDVLTLSFARTARAGGYTERRPSRFLLRNR
- a CDS encoding phosphotransferase, which translates into the protein MLAALASATMPSIAVSGISACERLSSQDVSAGIRSAIIRDTSGRLYDVIAASRPQGKKILASRVNAAMALTRARETAGLGFSIERILSHAAGDDKDAATGMTAVVMTSHCDGNPRRLGELTIDECMAMGTAIGAIHRMRTNFLRDESYPCYSTEQIQRQLTGWIRTLAKAGHVPREITSSWAQIVKTEGLWSFNTCTVHGGFNDGDVIFNGSNLTGIHNWQNMQMNDPARDLAWIFAKLDEQHRNALLSSYGRMMGSRLDSLIMLRANLWLQMEKVSDLIKALDSADNDAIVTFRAEVERLAHQLAMKSVESQRIPAHRDPNAAAPSTITVGSLLASEDGAGHEARHASRNAVSDNSGAPRRNDTNDGESASHNALDADDGLNPSERPGDMGGPKELAANDHTVEHAYRPVPSEPTEASASSVKFPVSEQFPPDGKAHESAFDEESAGSDGTQSNDTGSSRTGFNGTGSDGRGHAADSHPTVIVHAAESTASRRESQETIIIPIQELHDAVGEHREAKDNS